A single window of Sphingobacterium sp. ML3W DNA harbors:
- a CDS encoding Cof-type HAD-IIB family hydrolase — protein sequence MIKAVFFDIDGTLLSFDTHQVPASTEKAIQELKSKGIKVIVSTGRSINSLDHIKYLDFDGFITFNGGYCITKEGDVLFRKGIDAADILSLIDHAAENDISFSLMSEEEISIFQVTPEIASMYALLNLPVPPQRSYADFDMSSVLQTNIFIQPEEQEVFMDTIMPNSIASRWTPLFADVNPLGQSKQVGIDIFIKHFDIDLKETMSFGDGGNDITMLKHTAYGIAMGNANPEVKAIADYITDDVDNDGIYNALAHFGVI from the coding sequence ATGATTAAAGCAGTATTTTTTGATATCGACGGTACCCTACTTAGTTTCGATACACATCAAGTTCCAGCCTCAACTGAAAAAGCCATTCAAGAATTAAAATCAAAAGGAATAAAAGTAATTGTTTCCACAGGAAGATCTATCAATAGTCTAGATCATATCAAATACTTGGACTTTGACGGATTTATTACATTTAACGGAGGCTATTGCATAACCAAAGAAGGAGATGTACTTTTTAGAAAAGGTATTGATGCTGCAGATATTTTATCTTTGATCGACCATGCTGCAGAAAATGATATTAGTTTTTCATTGATGTCTGAAGAGGAAATTTCGATATTTCAGGTCACTCCCGAAATCGCTTCTATGTATGCACTTTTAAACTTACCGGTTCCACCTCAAAGATCTTATGCAGACTTTGATATGTCATCTGTACTCCAAACCAATATCTTTATTCAACCTGAAGAACAAGAGGTTTTTATGGACACCATCATGCCGAACTCTATTGCATCACGTTGGACACCCCTATTTGCAGATGTCAATCCCTTAGGACAAAGTAAACAAGTAGGAATCGATATCTTTATCAAACATTTTGATATCGACTTGAAAGAAACAATGTCTTTTGGTGATGGTGGAAATGATATCACGATGTTAAAACATACCGCATATGGTATCGCCATGGGCAATGCTAACCCTGAAGTAAAAGCAATAGCAGACTACATAACAGATGATGTCGATAATGATGGTATATACAATGCTTTAGCACACTTTGGGGTTATCTAA
- a CDS encoding alpha/beta hydrolase, whose product MKKLRQSIEQLKSPEQLSAAAYMDQIWSYICYSPKMPLRHNQEQLLQLASKSQHAVKDEFFTGELLSFPVYTWGSGDKIILLTHGWGSKAADFAFYIEKLLNNGDFKIIAFDAPGNGEAAGELSNLILYIEAVKAIITAYGAPYIAIGHSLGAMANIAALSNLKLSPARIISLTPLVDLKANFAASMDFVNIPHTVQQHFFEGFEKRFNMKTTYFHLNSLYHFPEDQHHLVLYDQEDKIAPFPYLQSFFENHPLTDAIDFNGVGHERILKSEEAVQVILEKIQTIQD is encoded by the coding sequence ATGAAAAAATTAAGACAAAGTATTGAACAGTTGAAATCTCCAGAACAGCTTTCTGCAGCAGCATATATGGATCAGATTTGGTCCTATATCTGCTACTCTCCAAAGATGCCATTGAGACATAACCAAGAACAATTATTACAACTAGCTTCTAAAAGTCAACATGCTGTGAAAGACGAGTTTTTCACAGGAGAATTGTTGTCGTTCCCGGTTTACACTTGGGGATCTGGAGATAAAATTATCCTGCTAACGCATGGCTGGGGATCCAAGGCTGCAGATTTTGCCTTCTACATTGAAAAACTATTAAATAACGGTGATTTCAAGATAATTGCCTTTGATGCACCTGGTAATGGGGAGGCAGCGGGAGAACTTTCTAATCTAATTTTGTATATCGAAGCTGTAAAAGCTATTATCACGGCATATGGAGCACCTTACATAGCAATAGGGCATTCCCTTGGAGCTATGGCCAACATCGCTGCGCTATCCAACCTCAAGCTATCACCTGCTCGTATCATTAGTCTCACGCCTTTGGTAGATCTAAAAGCGAACTTTGCGGCAAGTATGGATTTTGTTAACATTCCACATACAGTACAACAGCATTTTTTTGAGGGTTTTGAAAAAAGATTCAACATGAAAACGACCTACTTCCATTTAAATAGTTTGTACCATTTTCCTGAAGACCAACATCATCTTGTTCTTTACGATCAGGAAGACAAGATTGCTCCTTTCCCCTATTTACAATCATTTTTCGAAAACCATCCCTTAACTGATGCCATTGATTTTAATGGTGTTGGTCATGAAAGGATATTAAAATCAGAAGAAGCAGTACAAGTTATATTGGAAAAGATTCAAACGATACAGGATTAA
- a CDS encoding DEAD/DEAH box helicase encodes MHTKSVSLENLDDFHQYRLTDIIFDETIRYRYFSWMSGLVEINYPTQVYAIQKNEAQFFIQSLGITYTVIVIYDHPTLSLCCNCSETEAFCVHQKIALNQLIKNEQLHLFFSVAAYQSYLTKIAVKYGLEDEQQLEDYFEIQWVNDQVHIHKKDDNLLELSRAVLPQEMVFPKENNAVEQQTNILVLKEHKYYKHPQVLLYRSDRTKNGTLKNPLQEISCEEMIWKSKDITESQFFTALHFLGQNTIAEDNQQVVAFKMLIKNPLGLEIYRHDKTLSQNIGANSLIQITLRPLPKTIRIDVDQEAPFFTIRSYIEIAGQEHTLQNLPLVFDHFIQVQQHFYFIEIPQILTLFQVFATTADHLKVHQSKFEDFKKDFLMAMEEVVEVNYHHIPKASSKQIKEQQFYTDTEAIIYLEESGDYINLIPTMRYADVEVPVRSRRSIFGFDHHGQKFLVKRDAEAELRIVSLIVKQHPYFKEQLDEDFQHFYLHRKHFLEQDWFLNVFEDWRNHQISIIGFNEIKNNKFNSFKGKITIHVLSGQNWFNVNVNIQFGKNKGSLKNLQKAIRNKSKFITLDDGTVGILPEEWINKFEQFFLAGEIIDDTLLQIAETNYTALDRYFEEQWLSQAAKERLNEIKNKIQQIDQVQPVVLSKDFKGTLRSYQQDGLNWLNFLDEFNFGGCLADDMGLGKTIQIIAFILDQRNKVEHNCNLLVLPTTLIFNWKNELKKFAPSIRILELQGPDRQKDCLNFEQYELILISYHNLLTDINHLKKQSFNYIFLDESQQIKNPNSQRYQAVTKLKSRNRIVITGTPIENSTLDLFAQLSFVNPGLLGSKKYFKDVYTTPIDGFSNKKRLEELQRKVKPFILRRTKAEVAKELPLKNELVLYCEMKPAQRHIYDTYEKEFREFISAKDGDEIRKSPMHVLKGLTKLRQICNSTKLLKTEDLTVEQDSCKIEMLVEQVRDKCPYQKIIIFSQFVSMLNLIEVALAKHEISALKLTGQSRDRQHIVTQFQENDAERVILISLKAGGTGLNLTAASLVYLVDPWWNPAVETQAIDRAFRIGQSKDVTAIRLICPDTVEDKIMKLQANKTAIAENIFADTHNPIADFMNKERLLALFN; translated from the coding sequence ATGCACACAAAATCCGTTTCTTTAGAAAATTTAGACGATTTTCACCAATACAGATTGACCGATATCATCTTCGATGAAACCATCCGTTACCGTTATTTTTCGTGGATGTCCGGTTTGGTAGAAATCAACTATCCTACACAAGTATATGCTATTCAAAAAAATGAAGCCCAATTTTTCATCCAATCTTTAGGAATCACCTATACGGTTATCGTTATCTATGATCATCCGACACTTTCCTTATGTTGTAATTGTTCAGAAACAGAAGCATTTTGTGTACATCAAAAAATTGCTTTAAATCAGCTCATCAAAAACGAACAATTACACTTGTTTTTCTCTGTAGCTGCCTATCAGTCCTATTTGACTAAAATAGCCGTAAAATATGGCCTAGAGGATGAACAGCAATTGGAAGATTATTTCGAGATCCAATGGGTCAATGACCAAGTACACATACATAAAAAGGACGATAATTTACTGGAGCTATCGCGCGCAGTTCTCCCACAGGAAATGGTTTTCCCTAAAGAGAACAATGCAGTAGAACAGCAAACGAACATATTAGTACTCAAGGAACATAAATACTACAAACACCCCCAAGTATTACTCTATCGATCAGATCGAACAAAAAATGGTACGTTAAAAAATCCCTTGCAAGAGATTTCCTGCGAAGAGATGATCTGGAAAAGCAAAGATATTACCGAAAGTCAGTTTTTCACTGCCCTACATTTTTTAGGACAAAATACGATTGCGGAAGATAATCAACAAGTCGTAGCATTTAAAATGTTGATCAAAAACCCGCTAGGATTAGAAATTTATAGGCATGATAAAACGCTATCACAAAATATTGGAGCGAATAGTTTAATCCAGATCACGCTGAGACCATTGCCAAAAACAATTCGTATCGATGTTGATCAGGAAGCACCATTTTTCACCATACGAAGTTATATTGAAATTGCAGGTCAAGAGCATACCCTGCAAAACTTACCCCTTGTGTTCGATCATTTCATACAGGTGCAACAGCATTTTTATTTTATCGAGATTCCCCAAATTCTAACACTTTTCCAAGTATTCGCCACGACAGCGGATCATCTCAAAGTACATCAATCCAAATTTGAGGATTTTAAAAAGGATTTTCTAATGGCTATGGAAGAAGTTGTAGAAGTAAATTATCATCACATTCCCAAAGCCAGCTCCAAACAGATTAAGGAACAACAATTCTATACCGATACAGAAGCCATTATATACCTGGAAGAATCGGGAGATTATATCAATCTAATCCCAACCATGCGCTATGCAGATGTGGAAGTTCCGGTAAGAAGTAGGAGATCTATTTTCGGATTTGATCATCATGGACAGAAATTCTTAGTAAAACGGGATGCTGAAGCAGAACTTCGAATCGTGAGTTTAATTGTGAAACAACATCCTTATTTTAAGGAACAACTCGACGAGGATTTTCAGCACTTCTATTTACATCGTAAACATTTCCTTGAACAAGACTGGTTTTTAAATGTTTTTGAAGATTGGCGCAACCATCAGATTTCCATCATCGGCTTTAATGAAATAAAAAACAATAAATTCAATTCCTTTAAAGGTAAAATAACGATTCATGTACTCAGTGGACAGAATTGGTTCAATGTAAACGTGAATATACAGTTTGGTAAAAATAAAGGTTCTCTTAAAAACCTACAAAAGGCCATTCGCAATAAATCAAAATTCATCACCTTAGATGATGGAACTGTAGGTATACTACCCGAAGAATGGATAAATAAGTTTGAGCAGTTTTTTCTAGCAGGCGAAATTATCGATGATACCCTTCTACAGATAGCAGAAACCAACTACACAGCCCTAGACCGGTACTTTGAAGAACAATGGCTATCCCAAGCTGCAAAAGAGCGGTTGAACGAAATAAAAAATAAAATCCAACAGATCGATCAAGTACAACCTGTCGTCCTGTCCAAAGATTTTAAGGGAACACTCCGAAGTTATCAGCAGGATGGCCTAAATTGGCTCAATTTTTTAGACGAATTTAATTTTGGAGGGTGTTTAGCTGATGATATGGGCCTCGGAAAAACCATACAGATCATTGCTTTTATCTTAGATCAACGAAATAAAGTAGAACACAACTGTAATTTATTGGTACTTCCGACAACGCTGATTTTCAACTGGAAAAATGAATTGAAAAAATTCGCTCCATCCATCCGAATATTGGAGCTACAGGGACCTGACCGTCAAAAGGATTGTCTAAATTTTGAGCAGTACGAATTGATATTGATATCCTATCACAACTTATTGACCGATATCAATCATTTAAAAAAACAGTCCTTCAACTATATCTTCTTAGATGAGTCTCAGCAAATAAAAAACCCAAACTCGCAACGGTATCAAGCTGTCACTAAACTAAAATCACGTAATCGTATCGTGATAACGGGGACTCCTATTGAGAACAGTACCCTCGATTTATTTGCACAATTATCGTTTGTCAATCCAGGGTTATTAGGTTCAAAAAAATACTTTAAAGATGTATATACGACCCCTATTGATGGATTTAGCAATAAAAAAAGACTCGAGGAACTCCAGCGCAAAGTGAAACCCTTTATCCTACGTCGCACAAAAGCTGAGGTCGCAAAAGAGTTACCGCTTAAAAATGAACTGGTACTTTACTGCGAAATGAAACCTGCACAACGACATATTTACGATACTTACGAGAAAGAGTTTCGTGAATTTATCTCGGCGAAAGATGGTGATGAAATCCGCAAAAGTCCCATGCACGTACTGAAAGGGCTCACTAAATTGCGTCAAATATGTAATTCGACAAAATTATTAAAAACAGAAGACCTTACTGTAGAGCAAGACTCCTGTAAAATTGAAATGCTTGTGGAGCAGGTACGCGATAAGTGCCCTTATCAAAAAATCATTATTTTCTCACAATTTGTCAGTATGCTGAATCTCATTGAAGTTGCATTGGCCAAACACGAAATATCGGCACTAAAGTTGACAGGACAATCGAGAGATAGGCAACATATCGTGACGCAATTTCAAGAAAACGACGCAGAAAGGGTTATTTTGATTAGCTTAAAAGCAGGAGGTACAGGTTTAAATCTAACCGCGGCAAGCTTAGTCTATCTGGTCGATCCGTGGTGGAATCCAGCAGTGGAAACTCAAGCCATCGATCGTGCTTTCCGGATCGGGCAATCTAAAGATGTTACAGCGATACGCTTGATCTGCCCGGATACTGTGGAAGATAAAATCATGAAATTGCAGGCAAATAAAACAGCTATAGCAGAGAACATCTTTGCCGACACGCATAATCCTATAGCAGATTTCATGAATAAAGAACGCTTACTGGCCTTGTTCAATTAA
- a CDS encoding GNAT family N-acetyltransferase, translating into MKQHVNIVPLADDAPIPYDLLLLADETKEIIDSYIYDCSIFMLTKETNISLDSLKNQVGCLDHNSSITDKNKSSLDEKSIVAIGVMAIMKLDTDTLELKNMAIAPHEQSQGFGSDMLSYLKSYARDHHFQKIWVGTADVGYRQHQFYMRNEFEMDHIRKNFFLNNYPVPLIENGLQMKHMLVFQYQL; encoded by the coding sequence ATGAAACAACATGTTAACATAGTGCCATTAGCAGATGATGCTCCCATACCTTATGATCTATTATTGCTCGCGGACGAAACTAAAGAGATAATTGATAGCTATATTTATGATTGCTCGATCTTTATGCTAACAAAAGAAACCAACATATCCTTAGATTCACTCAAAAATCAAGTTGGATGTTTGGATCATAATAGCTCCATCACCGATAAAAACAAATCATCTCTTGATGAAAAATCCATTGTAGCAATTGGTGTTATGGCTATTATGAAGTTGGATACCGATACGCTCGAACTTAAAAATATGGCTATTGCTCCCCATGAACAATCACAAGGGTTTGGGTCGGACATGCTTTCCTATTTAAAAAGCTATGCAAGAGATCATCATTTTCAAAAAATATGGGTTGGGACTGCCGATGTGGGCTATCGCCAGCATCAATTCTATATGCGAAATGAATTTGAAATGGACCATATCCGCAAAAATTTCTTTCTAAACAATTATCCTGTACCACTCATAGAGAATGGATTACAAATGAAACACATGTTGGTATTTCAATATCAATTGTAA
- a CDS encoding TonB-dependent receptor codes for MSVIKSPLYCLLFITSSLYAQEAKKDSLTAYQLETAQVSGYLTKQALLTTAGSVSVVGQNTLLSQHSASLLPGLNTVPGLRMEERSPGSYRLALRGSLIRSPFGIRNVKVYIDEFPMTDAGGNTYLNLIDPASIAQIEVLKGPDGSIFGPNSGGVLVIKPNGFQREIESKTSLNLAGGSFGFAQQQFSTQHQVNAKYRFSFDQSFTRSDGYRENSALNKKTFQTAHEWNYKPKASLKLFALYSDLNYQTPGGLTLAQYQENPRAARPATATTPSAKQQKAAIDNKTFYGGISHQIQISNKISNTTTVFGSSSKIENPFITNYEFRDEQNLGYRSYFSYESKNSIDWQIQVGTEGQKGWYDIANYDNNGGIAADKQASDKLENWQNFYFARTKMTLANRWTLEGAIGLNQNQIAYKQLYPTASSQKEQINFGTNWMPKIATSYLLAPNLALRGSISSGFSTPTIAEVRSSDNLINTELKPESGYNHEVGLRWEWMNRRFITDFSYYQYQMDNAIIRQLNTDGIEYYQNAGKVKQKGFESSIMGYIITPNTENFIQGLYINSSVTYNHYRFGNYQVEDENYDNNKLTAVPDWVIVHAANLDLAHRIGFNIQHNYTSKIPLNDANTAFSEAYHLVQAKLHWGFKFSTQLQAQVYLGVDNLLNEKYSLGNDINAFGGRYYNAAPTRNFFGGLKLSY; via the coding sequence ATGTCTGTTATTAAGTCACCATTATACTGTTTATTATTCATTACATCATCCCTATATGCTCAAGAAGCAAAAAAGGATTCCCTTACTGCTTATCAATTAGAAACTGCTCAAGTATCGGGCTATCTTACAAAGCAGGCCTTATTGACAACGGCGGGTTCTGTCTCCGTAGTAGGACAAAACACCTTACTCAGTCAACATAGCGCCAGCCTTTTACCGGGCCTAAATACAGTCCCTGGTTTACGAATGGAAGAACGCTCACCAGGAAGCTACCGTTTGGCTCTTCGTGGAAGTTTAATTCGCTCACCTTTTGGTATTCGAAATGTTAAGGTCTATATCGATGAATTTCCGATGACAGATGCGGGAGGAAACACTTACCTGAACCTCATCGATCCAGCTTCCATCGCTCAAATCGAAGTGCTAAAAGGACCTGATGGTTCTATTTTCGGACCAAACTCTGGAGGAGTTTTAGTGATAAAACCCAATGGTTTTCAACGAGAAATTGAATCTAAAACCTCCCTCAATCTAGCTGGAGGTTCATTTGGTTTTGCACAACAACAGTTTTCTACCCAACATCAGGTAAATGCAAAATATCGCTTCTCCTTCGATCAAAGTTTTACAAGATCAGATGGTTATCGCGAAAATTCTGCTTTGAATAAAAAGACTTTCCAAACGGCGCATGAATGGAATTATAAACCTAAAGCAAGTTTAAAACTTTTCGCGCTCTATAGCGACCTGAACTATCAGACTCCTGGAGGACTTACGCTTGCTCAATATCAAGAAAATCCAAGAGCTGCTCGCCCTGCTACAGCAACCACACCATCCGCAAAACAACAAAAAGCGGCTATAGATAATAAAACTTTCTACGGTGGTATATCACATCAGATACAGATCAGCAATAAGATCAGCAACACCACTACCGTCTTTGGTTCTTCGTCAAAAATAGAAAATCCCTTTATCACGAACTATGAATTTAGAGATGAGCAGAACCTAGGTTATCGCAGCTACTTCTCTTACGAATCAAAAAATAGTATAGACTGGCAAATACAAGTCGGTACAGAAGGACAAAAGGGTTGGTATGATATCGCTAACTACGATAATAATGGAGGAATAGCTGCTGACAAACAGGCATCGGATAAATTGGAAAACTGGCAGAATTTCTATTTTGCAAGAACAAAAATGACGCTAGCTAACAGATGGACCCTAGAAGGTGCCATAGGATTAAATCAGAATCAAATTGCCTATAAACAATTATATCCAACCGCATCGTCGCAAAAGGAACAGATCAACTTTGGAACAAATTGGATGCCCAAGATTGCGACATCTTATCTGTTAGCACCAAACCTTGCGCTCCGAGGTTCCATCTCTTCGGGATTCTCCACGCCCACCATTGCAGAAGTACGCTCTTCGGACAACCTAATCAACACGGAATTGAAACCAGAATCTGGTTATAACCATGAGGTTGGATTACGATGGGAATGGATGAATCGACGCTTCATCACGGACTTTTCTTATTACCAATATCAAATGGATAATGCCATTATTCGTCAATTAAATACAGATGGAATAGAATATTATCAGAATGCTGGAAAGGTGAAGCAAAAAGGATTTGAAAGTTCCATCATGGGGTACATCATCACACCCAATACGGAAAATTTTATTCAGGGATTATATATCAATTCTAGCGTAACCTATAATCACTATCGTTTTGGAAATTATCAAGTGGAGGATGAAAATTACGACAACAACAAACTCACTGCAGTGCCTGACTGGGTCATTGTCCATGCGGCAAACTTAGATCTCGCCCATCGCATCGGTTTTAATATACAGCATAACTATACCTCCAAAATTCCCTTGAACGATGCAAATACAGCATTTTCAGAAGCCTATCATCTGGTTCAAGCAAAACTGCACTGGGGATTCAAATTTTCAACTCAACTACAGGCGCAAGTCTATCTAGGTGTTGACAATCTATTGAATGAAAAATACAGCTTGGGTAATGATATCAATGCATTTGGAGGAAGGTACTATAATGCAGCTCCTACTCGAAACTTTTTCGGCGGATTAAAATTAAGCTATTAG
- a CDS encoding BamA/TamA family outer membrane protein — protein MKKPLPNLNAYPLTLACISLLFITFISTTQAQVNIVSDSSRIESKSTFNQHKIDSNAIYQYDISDLFRNILHPKRERNPYKKRSGITLMPGVALNPTIGAQIGIKGVAGIVLGDKSNTTMSTAASTASVTTKGIMVFYVSHNIYTKENKWNIQGGWSIVKMVNPDAGLGMTKTFTGKHEDDILTDPDKNMYIYKYTSFSINEKLYKRVSDNLFLGAGFAFDIRRNIKASTDNNDNPNYVYSKRYGFDPEKFNSNGLLFNVQYMTRDNPNRAYKGIYSDIGIRMNQEWMGSSKNAIQLTTDFRKYFSLSEENPEHVLAFWNYGSYRISGRLPYLDLPGTAKDASVRSGRGYTMGFFKGLSYFYNEAEYRFPIFRNKFISGATFFNIQSTNNDMDSKLFESWRAAGGAGIRILFNKATRTNLCIDYAIGGYHQRGLFLGLNETF, from the coding sequence ATGAAAAAACCGCTACCTAATTTAAATGCATACCCCTTAACTTTAGCCTGTATATCGCTTCTGTTTATAACTTTTATTTCGACTACTCAAGCCCAGGTCAATATCGTATCAGATTCATCAAGAATTGAATCTAAATCAACCTTTAATCAGCACAAAATCGATTCAAATGCGATTTATCAGTATGATATCTCCGATTTGTTTCGCAACATATTACATCCCAAAAGGGAACGAAACCCCTATAAAAAACGTTCGGGAATTACGCTGATGCCTGGTGTCGCCCTAAACCCCACTATCGGTGCACAAATCGGTATCAAAGGTGTCGCGGGGATTGTGCTTGGTGATAAATCAAATACAACGATGTCCACCGCCGCTTCGACAGCATCGGTAACAACTAAAGGCATTATGGTCTTCTATGTCAGCCATAATATCTATACAAAAGAGAATAAATGGAATATACAGGGTGGGTGGTCCATTGTCAAAATGGTCAATCCAGATGCCGGATTAGGCATGACCAAAACATTTACGGGAAAACACGAAGATGATATCTTAACCGACCCCGATAAAAATATGTATATCTATAAATATACATCCTTCAGCATCAATGAAAAACTGTACAAAAGAGTTTCTGACAATCTCTTTTTAGGAGCCGGGTTTGCCTTTGATATTCGTCGGAATATCAAAGCTTCGACAGATAATAATGACAACCCCAATTACGTCTATAGCAAGCGTTATGGCTTTGACCCTGAGAAATTCAATTCGAATGGGCTTTTGTTCAATGTCCAATACATGACCCGTGATAATCCAAACCGTGCTTATAAAGGGATTTATTCGGACATCGGCATCCGGATGAACCAAGAGTGGATGGGGAGTAGTAAAAATGCGATACAACTCACCACAGATTTTAGAAAGTATTTCAGTTTATCGGAAGAGAATCCAGAACATGTACTGGCATTTTGGAATTATGGTTCTTACAGAATCTCCGGAAGACTTCCCTATTTAGATCTTCCTGGAACAGCAAAAGATGCTTCTGTAAGATCAGGACGTGGCTATACCATGGGTTTTTTCAAAGGCCTTTCTTACTTTTATAATGAGGCAGAATATCGATTCCCCATATTCCGAAACAAATTCATTAGCGGGGCAACATTTTTTAATATCCAATCGACCAATAATGATATGGACAGCAAGTTGTTTGAATCTTGGCGAGCAGCAGGCGGAGCAGGCATTCGTATTTTATTCAACAAGGCGACACGCACCAACCTATGTATAGACTATGCGATCGGAGGCTACCATCAACGTGGATTATTCTTAGGACTCAATGAAACATTTTAA
- a CDS encoding M1 family metallopeptidase, with protein sequence MKLKVLFSLVYVLTFSMLVHAQELYTPRHIKQAYQNETRSLTGAPGAKYWQNKGRYDMQITVDPVTKVVSGKERILYENNSPNRLNELVISFVNNVHKPTAARALGVSADFITSGLKLRSLKVNDKIYEIDSQDWTTVNRVKLKEDISSLAVATVEMDWEYPLSLASDREGQIDSGTYYCAYAYPRIAVYDDYNGWDMLEHNGRQEFYHDFNDYQVDIRVPKNYVVWGTGKLLNPEEVLQTEVLGRFNKSLISDEVIPVATLHDMQEQKVTKQQEWNTWSFNAGHITDFCFALSNHYVWDASSVQLATKRVSVQAAYLSGTKDFEQYVGWERYCIDWFSKNWPGVEYPFPTMTAVQGFADMEYPMMVNDSSVPDNFMDARQTVDHEIAHTYFPFYMGTNETRYAFMDEGWATAFELLIGMDENGEEAAKKLFKEFRVEGWIKEPSTEQDQPLISLSSQLSGKGYGNNAYIKSALSYLALKDYLGDVPFKKALHHYMDNWHGKHPMPWDYFYSFNAGTGLNLNWFWKNWYFSNHYIDLKLAKVEQKNKTITLEIENIGGFAIPFDVILTYVDGKKEKIHFTPQIWEKNEASTVLKLKSKAQVKEVFLDNDIFMDYTSDDNRMIL encoded by the coding sequence ATGAAATTAAAGGTTCTATTCAGTCTGGTATATGTTCTCACCTTTAGCATGTTGGTACATGCACAGGAACTTTATACACCTCGACATATCAAACAAGCTTACCAAAATGAAACACGTAGTTTAACAGGGGCACCTGGAGCAAAATACTGGCAAAATAAAGGTCGCTATGATATGCAGATCACGGTTGATCCTGTAACAAAAGTCGTATCGGGTAAAGAGCGTATTCTATATGAGAATAATAGCCCTAATAGATTAAATGAACTTGTCATAAGTTTTGTTAACAATGTTCACAAGCCAACGGCAGCAAGGGCTTTGGGGGTAAGTGCAGATTTTATTACGTCTGGACTGAAGTTGAGATCCTTGAAAGTAAACGATAAAATATACGAAATAGATAGTCAGGACTGGACAACGGTAAACCGAGTAAAGCTTAAAGAGGACATCAGCTCGCTGGCTGTCGCTACAGTTGAAATGGATTGGGAATACCCATTGTCTCTAGCGAGTGACCGTGAAGGGCAGATCGATTCTGGAACATATTATTGCGCTTATGCATATCCGCGGATTGCTGTTTATGACGATTATAATGGCTGGGATATGTTAGAGCATAATGGACGTCAAGAGTTTTATCATGACTTTAATGATTATCAAGTTGATATTCGTGTCCCTAAAAATTATGTGGTATGGGGTACTGGGAAATTACTCAATCCAGAAGAAGTTTTGCAAACTGAAGTATTGGGTCGTTTTAACAAATCATTGATTTCGGATGAGGTGATACCAGTGGCTACTTTACACGATATGCAAGAACAGAAAGTCACCAAACAACAGGAATGGAATACCTGGAGCTTTAATGCTGGGCATATTACCGATTTTTGTTTTGCATTGAGTAACCATTACGTCTGGGATGCCTCTAGTGTACAGCTGGCTACGAAGCGCGTAAGTGTTCAAGCCGCCTATTTGAGTGGGACCAAAGATTTTGAACAGTATGTTGGCTGGGAACGCTATTGTATTGATTGGTTTTCTAAAAATTGGCCAGGAGTAGAATATCCATTCCCAACGATGACAGCAGTACAAGGTTTTGCGGATATGGAATACCCGATGATGGTCAATGATAGCAGCGTACCTGATAATTTTATGGATGCAAGGCAAACAGTAGATCATGAGATAGCACATACTTATTTTCCTTTTTATATGGGCACTAATGAAACGCGCTATGCATTTATGGATGAAGGATGGGCAACGGCCTTTGAATTGCTCATTGGTATGGATGAAAATGGTGAGGAAGCCGCAAAGAAGCTATTCAAAGAGTTTAGAGTAGAAGGGTGGATTAAAGAACCCTCGACGGAACAGGACCAACCTTTAATTTCATTGTCTTCGCAATTGAGTGGTAAAGGTTATGGAAACAATGCCTATATCAAGTCAGCATTATCCTATCTGGCCCTAAAAGATTATCTCGGAGATGTGCCATTCAAAAAAGCGCTGCATCATTACATGGATAATTGGCATGGTAAACACCCAATGCCTTGGGATTATTTTTATTCTTTTAATGCCGGTACTGGGCTAAACCTGAATTGGTTTTGGAAGAATTGGTATTTCAGCAATCATTATATCGATTTGAAATTGGCAAAAGTAGAACAGAAAAATAAAACAATTACGCTGGAAATTGAAAATATAGGTGGATTTGCTATTCCTTTTGATGTGATATTGACTTATGTGGATGGTAAAAAAGAAAAAATCCATTTTACACCTCAAATTTGGGAAAAGAATGAAGCTTCAACAGTACTGAAATTAAAAAGTAAAGCTCAGGTAAAAGAAGTGTTTCTCGATAATGATATTTTTATGGATTATACAAGCGATGATAATCGGATGATATTATAA